Proteins encoded within one genomic window of Prosthecobacter fusiformis:
- the mntR gene encoding transcriptional regulator MntR, with protein sequence MDLTMAAKRKEPTAHVHSPAIEDYLEQIHNLIEGKGYARVVDIAQNLSISQASVTNMIQKLDAEGYLVYERYRGVVLTDEGRKIGQEIARRHEVLTRLLATFGLDAETVHHDVEGMEHHISRQTLDVLTLLMEELEGNPELLKKLKRKMSRP encoded by the coding sequence ATGGATCTGACGATGGCCGCCAAGCGCAAAGAACCCACAGCCCATGTCCACTCCCCGGCCATTGAGGATTACCTGGAGCAGATTCACAATCTGATCGAGGGAAAGGGGTATGCACGGGTGGTGGACATCGCTCAAAATTTAAGCATCTCCCAGGCCAGCGTGACGAACATGATCCAGAAACTGGATGCTGAGGGGTATTTGGTCTATGAGCGCTACCGGGGTGTGGTGCTGACGGATGAAGGTCGCAAAATCGGCCAGGAAATCGCCCGTCGGCATGAGGTGCTGACGCGGCTGCTGGCGACCTTTGGCCTGGATGCGGAGACAGTGCATCATGATGTGGAAGGCATGGAGCACCACATCAGCCGCCAAACCCTGGATGTGCTGACCCTGCTGATGGAGGAGCTGGAGGGAAATCCAGAGCTGCTGAAGAAGTTGAAACGAAAGATGTCCCGGCCCTGA
- a CDS encoding transporter, whose translation MSDNLFLPALLMMAASLCHAGPPVTSPIAQAEVRPMSTDRPDTTESPFTVPAGMFQVEASFFDYNREHFAGEKAETWIWGQVNLKAGLAQDMDLQVIFDSYQEVKISSGGPTQRLSGFGDVTVRLKKNIWGNEGGQTALGVMPYVSIPTGTELSADVWEGGLIVPFSCALTERVTLGLMAQMDIVHDFETGGQDLEWVHSATLGFGLTDALGLYTELVGIAGQDAAYMGIFNTGLTFAVTDNLVFDAGVRIGLNRPAPDFGVFSGVSFRF comes from the coding sequence ATGTCAGACAATCTCTTTTTGCCCGCCCTGTTGATGATGGCTGCCAGCCTGTGCCACGCCGGTCCCCCGGTCACATCCCCCATCGCCCAGGCAGAGGTTCGGCCCATGAGCACGGACCGCCCGGATACCACGGAATCCCCCTTTACCGTGCCTGCGGGCATGTTCCAGGTGGAGGCCAGTTTCTTCGACTACAACAGGGAACACTTTGCCGGAGAAAAGGCGGAAACCTGGATTTGGGGTCAGGTAAACCTCAAGGCCGGACTGGCCCAGGACATGGACTTGCAGGTGATCTTCGACAGTTACCAGGAGGTAAAGATTTCCTCCGGTGGCCCTACCCAGCGTCTCTCCGGGTTTGGCGATGTCACCGTCCGGCTGAAGAAAAATATCTGGGGCAATGAGGGCGGGCAGACCGCGCTGGGGGTGATGCCGTATGTCAGCATTCCCACCGGGACGGAGCTCAGTGCAGATGTCTGGGAGGGCGGTTTGATCGTGCCGTTTTCCTGTGCACTGACGGAGCGCGTGACCCTGGGCCTGATGGCACAGATGGATATCGTGCATGATTTCGAAACGGGTGGTCAGGATCTCGAATGGGTGCATTCCGCCACGCTCGGCTTCGGCCTGACAGACGCTCTCGGCCTCTATACGGAGCTGGTGGGCATCGCAGGCCAGGATGCCGCTTACATGGGTATTTTTAATACCGGCCTCACTTTTGCAGTCACCGACAACCTCGTTTTCGATGCTGGTGTACGCATTGGACTGAATCGCCCCGCACCGGACTTTGGCGTCTTTTCGGGCGTGAGCTTTCGCTTTTAA
- a CDS encoding right-handed parallel beta-helix repeat-containing protein translates to MRFVLPFLLAALASGFLHAEAPPIQEWIDEAIKAGGGVVTIPEGEHMLPQGLVIKDARKLALRGVNKERCILKLQTRQEGQKASDLILITGACETLEIANLTLDAGPESKSVVFVDGNSAPKETRIQDIYVRDCLFQNVRDYAVLFSNADACVVERCSFQDGSDAIGFIQGCLKGIARGNQIIRMSSAFHLENSSDCLLDGNEVRNGDQGVRISSHEADVKPVRHVIRNNGFFNVRLGLQITGQAPEPVLENNENLVNASQ, encoded by the coding sequence ATGCGATTTGTTCTCCCCTTTCTCCTGGCGGCTCTCGCCAGTGGCTTTCTTCATGCTGAGGCTCCACCGATCCAGGAATGGATCGATGAAGCCATCAAGGCAGGTGGCGGCGTGGTCACCATCCCGGAGGGTGAGCATATGCTGCCCCAGGGGCTGGTCATCAAAGATGCCCGCAAGCTAGCGCTGCGGGGGGTGAACAAAGAACGCTGCATCCTGAAGCTGCAAACCCGGCAGGAAGGACAGAAGGCGAGTGATTTAATCCTGATCACCGGGGCCTGCGAGACGCTGGAAATCGCGAATTTGACCTTGGATGCAGGGCCTGAATCAAAGTCCGTGGTGTTTGTGGATGGGAACAGTGCGCCAAAGGAGACGCGGATCCAAGATATCTATGTGCGGGACTGCCTGTTTCAGAACGTCCGGGATTATGCGGTGCTCTTTAGCAATGCGGATGCCTGTGTGGTGGAGCGGTGCAGCTTTCAAGATGGCTCTGATGCCATCGGCTTCATCCAGGGATGCCTAAAGGGCATTGCCCGCGGCAATCAGATCATCCGCATGAGCAGTGCCTTCCATCTGGAGAATTCCAGCGACTGTCTTCTGGACGGAAACGAAGTACGAAACGGCGATCAAGGCGTGCGGATCAGCAGCCATGAGGCGGACGTGAAACCAGTGCGCCATGTCATCCGCAACAACGGTTTTTTTAACGTCCGGTTAGGCTTGCAGATCACTGGGCAGGCTCCTGAACCTGTGTTGGAGAACAATGAAAATCTGGTGAATGCCAGTCAGTGA